A part of Vicia villosa cultivar HV-30 ecotype Madison, WI unplaced genomic scaffold, Vvil1.0 ctg.004397F_1_1, whole genome shotgun sequence genomic DNA contains:
- the LOC131642042 gene encoding uncharacterized protein LOC131642042: protein MVEKEKSHGGKQEISCMDMMNAKMDNLALKVENMSQNPTTVAAIQSECELCGTQGHQTIDFVPGGQFPGQTQPNPKGTANSITLRSGTAYEGPKNPNLSTSEKPKEDAEPKDQVEEPEKPEKQSKPKVENRTPQPYKPPIPFPQRLKNTKTENQFQKFIKVIEKLHVEIPFTEAITQIPSYAKFLKDILSNKRRLDDPKPLECHSMSENKLAKKDKDPGSFSIPCVLGNHMIDKAFFDLGASVRMMPLAVCKRLKLGELQPTKMSLQLADRTVKYPMGILEDILVKIGQLYILTDFVVMDIKEDDDIPILLGRPFLLTAGAIIDVKKGKLTFEVGDEKIEFILSKFLMAPVIGDACYAIDVIDECVNELNDSLIRLPSTPILEDDGFKSMEPYIDDNLFEWLALTPDPTPCTKKPAIKLKELPNNLRYEFLENK, encoded by the exons ATGGTAGAGAAAGAGAAGAGCCATGGAGGAAAGCAAGAGATAAGTTGCATGGACATGATGAATGCTAAGATGGACAATCTGGCCTTGAAAGTCGAAAACATGTCCCAAAACCCTACCACAGTGGCAGCAATCCAATCGGAGTGCGAGCTTTGTGGAACTCAAGGACATCAAACCATTGACT TTGTACCTGGAGGACAATTCCCTGGACAAACCCAACCTAATCCCAAAGGAACAGCAAATTCTATCACCTTAAGAAGTGGAACCGCTTATGAGGGACCTAAAAATCCTAACCTAAGCACATCGGAAAAACCCAAGGAAGATGCTGAACCTAAAGACCAGGTAGAGGAACCAGAGAAACCCGAAAAGCAATCAAAACCAAAGGTAGAGAATCGTACACCACAACCTTACAAGCCACCCATTCCATTTCCACAAAGGTTGAAAAACACCAAAACGGAAAACCAATTCCAAAAGTTCATTAAGGTAATAGAGAAACTCCACGTAGAAATCCCTTTTACCGAAGCAATAACCCAGATACCATCATATGCTAAGTTCTTGAAGGATATTTTGTCCAACAAACGCCGACTCGACGATCCCAAACCTTTAGAATGTCATTCCATGTCCGAGAATAAACTTGCCAAGAAAGATAAAGATCCTGGAAGTTTTTCTATCCCTTGCGTCCTAGGAAATCATATGATAGACAAAGCATTTTTTGACCTAGGAGCAAGTGTAAGAATGATGCCCTTGGCTGTCTGTAAGAGGTTAAAACTAGGAGAGCTTCAACCTACTAAGATGTCATTACAACTAGCCGATAGAACCGTTAAATACCCAATGGGTATTTTGGAAGACATACTTGTCAAGATTGGTCAGTTATACATTTTGACTGATTTCGTAGTCATGGATATCAAAGAAGACGATGACATCCCAATCCTCCTAGGTAGACCATTCCTATTGACCGCTGGAGCTATAATAGATGTTAAGAAAGGGAAGCTGACTTTTGAGGTAGGAGATGAAAAGATCGAGTTCATTCTATCAAAATTTCTAATGGCACCAGTGATAGGAGATGCGTGTTATGCCATCGACGTCATTGATGAGTGTGTAAATGAGCTCAACGATTCCCTAATCAGATTACCTTCTACCCCCATTTTAGAGGATGATGGATTTAAGAGTATGGAACCTTACATCGACGACAACCTTTTTGAATGGTTAGCACTTACCCCCGACCCTACGCCGTGCACCAAGAAACCTGCCATAAAACTTAAGGAACTACCCAATAATCTAAGATACGAGTTTTTGGAGAACAAGTAG
- the LOC131642041 gene encoding uncharacterized protein LOC131642041, translated as MSGNQPARIRQGRETQTASATQGMGGAKGKKEVKEKKKVSTGSTSCSRGVKEVKEKKKVSTGSTSRSQGARGPDAQAQLSGVRVVVDADGSETEWDEDWYQYLYSEEFARRAE; from the exons atgtcaggcaaccaaccagcacgcatcagacagggtagggagacccagactgcgtcagctacacagg gaatgggtggcgctaagggaaaaaaggaggtgaaggagaagaagaaggtttcgaccggctctacttcgtgctctcgcggagtgaaggaggtgaaggagaagaagaaggtttcgaccggctctacttctcgttcccagggggcccggggcccggatgctcaagctcaactatctggcgtgagagtcgtggttgatgctgatggttctgagactgagtgggatgaggattggtatcagtatctttattcggaggagttcgctcgtcgggcagaataa